In a single window of the Nocardiopsis composta genome:
- a CDS encoding amidase, translating to MNSTGSDPLHYTDAVELARMLRGREVSAREVVRAHLDRIHAVDPLVNAVVTRCAERAMEEAAAADERLARGASPGPLHGLPVAVKDVHDTAGLRTTHGSPIFAEHVPGADALIVERMRAAGAIVVGKSNVPEFAAGSHTFNPVFGTTRNPYDTSRSAGGSSGGAAAALAAGLHPIADGSDMGGSLRNPASFCNVVGLRPTPGRVPAWPATLLWEPLGTPGPMGRTVADTALLLSVVAGPDPRTPTALESPGAPFAEVPETGPAGVRVALAPDFGGALPVEPEVAAVVTEAGRVMERLGAAVEEVRPDFSGAEEAFRTLRAWRFHLAFGELIDAHPGRVKEAVAANAAQGSALSGGQVGRAQVALAELYHRFRAFFDRFDVLLLPVSQLAPFDAGLEYPPEVAGVPMPDYLAWMASCYWVSATGCPAVSVPGGFTSGGLPVGVQLVGPHRGERALLGHAAAFEAATRHGRRRPPLD from the coding sequence ATGAACAGCACCGGGTCGGACCCGCTGCACTACACCGACGCCGTCGAGCTGGCCCGGATGCTGCGCGGGCGGGAGGTGTCGGCCCGCGAGGTGGTGCGGGCGCACCTGGACCGGATCCACGCGGTCGACCCGCTGGTCAATGCGGTGGTCACCCGGTGCGCGGAGCGGGCGATGGAGGAGGCCGCGGCCGCCGACGAGCGGCTGGCCCGCGGCGCCTCCCCCGGTCCGCTGCACGGGCTGCCGGTGGCGGTCAAGGACGTGCACGACACGGCGGGGCTGCGCACCACGCACGGCTCGCCGATCTTCGCCGAGCACGTGCCCGGCGCCGACGCGCTCATCGTCGAGCGGATGCGCGCGGCCGGCGCGATCGTCGTCGGCAAGAGCAACGTCCCGGAGTTCGCCGCGGGCTCGCACACCTTCAACCCGGTGTTCGGCACCACCCGCAACCCCTACGACACGTCCCGGTCGGCGGGCGGCAGCAGCGGCGGGGCGGCGGCCGCGCTCGCCGCCGGCCTGCACCCGATCGCCGACGGCTCCGACATGGGCGGTTCGCTGCGCAACCCGGCGTCGTTCTGCAACGTGGTGGGGCTGCGGCCAACCCCGGGGCGGGTTCCGGCCTGGCCGGCGACGCTGCTGTGGGAGCCGCTGGGCACGCCCGGTCCGATGGGGCGGACCGTCGCCGACACCGCGCTGCTGCTGTCGGTGGTCGCCGGGCCGGACCCGCGGACGCCGACCGCGCTGGAGTCCCCCGGGGCGCCGTTCGCCGAGGTCCCGGAGACCGGGCCGGCGGGGGTGCGGGTGGCGCTCGCCCCGGACTTCGGCGGCGCCCTGCCGGTCGAGCCCGAGGTGGCGGCGGTCGTCACCGAGGCCGGGCGGGTGATGGAGCGGCTGGGCGCCGCGGTGGAGGAGGTCCGCCCGGACTTCTCCGGCGCCGAGGAGGCCTTCCGCACCCTGCGCGCCTGGCGGTTCCACCTGGCGTTCGGCGAACTGATCGACGCCCACCCCGGCCGGGTCAAGGAGGCGGTGGCGGCCAACGCCGCCCAGGGCTCCGCGCTGAGCGGCGGGCAGGTGGGCCGGGCCCAGGTGGCGCTCGCCGAGCTGTACCACCGGTTCCGCGCCTTCTTCGACCGGTTCGACGTGCTGCTGCTGCCGGTCAGCCAGCTCGCGCCGTTCGACGCCGGCCTGGAGTACCCGCCGGAGGTGGCGGGGGTGCCGATGCCGGACTACCTGGCCTGGATGGCCTCCTGCTACTGGGTGAGCGCCACCGGCTGCCCGGCGGTCTCGGTGCCCGGCGGGTTCACCTCCGGCGGGCTGCCGGTCGGCGTGCAGCTGGTCGGCCCGCACCGCGGCGAACGCGCCCTGCTCGGCCACGCGGCCGCCTTCGAGGCCGCGACCCGCCACGGCCGCCGCCGCCCGCCGCTGGACTGA
- a CDS encoding MFS transporter produces the protein MLKVLSNRTYRRLFTAQAVALVGTGLATVALALLAYDLAGGAAGTVLGTALTIKMVAYVAVSPLIGAAAGRLPRRAVLVWADLVRAGAAACLPFVDAVWQIYALIFVLQAASAAFTPVFQAAIPDVLPAERDHTRALALSRLAYDLESLLGPVLAAALLAFTTFQGLFAGTAAGFCASALLVLASALPKAAVPAAGESGWRAATRGMRIFSATPRLRALLALNAAVAAATAVVLVDTVVIVRDRIGLGEDAVAAALACYGAGSMAAALGAPRLLEERGDRGTALPAGFLLAGGLAGAAAALAAAPPAALWPALLGCWALLGAGASLVLTAAPRLLRRSCAEGERTALFAAQFSLSHACFLFAYPAAGWLIPLLGLPAALGLFAVAALAASAAATRLWPADDPRSVPHVHARLPADHPHLHDARSEGAGRRHEHEFLIDDLHPRWPAPGGRAGRGRRRPPREVPEAPGAIRAPRAGRGA, from the coding sequence GTGCTCAAAGTGCTGTCGAACCGGACCTACCGGCGGCTGTTCACCGCTCAGGCGGTGGCCCTGGTGGGGACCGGGCTGGCGACGGTGGCGCTGGCGCTGCTGGCCTACGACCTGGCGGGCGGCGCGGCGGGGACCGTGCTGGGCACCGCGCTGACCATCAAGATGGTCGCCTATGTCGCGGTCTCGCCGCTCATCGGCGCCGCGGCCGGCCGGCTGCCCCGCCGCGCGGTGCTGGTCTGGGCCGACCTGGTGCGCGCGGGGGCGGCGGCGTGCCTGCCCTTCGTGGACGCGGTCTGGCAGATCTATGCGCTGATCTTCGTCCTCCAGGCGGCCTCGGCCGCCTTCACCCCGGTCTTCCAGGCCGCCATCCCCGACGTGCTGCCCGCCGAGCGGGACCACACCCGCGCGCTGGCGCTGTCGCGCCTGGCCTACGACCTGGAGAGCCTGCTCGGCCCGGTGCTGGCCGCCGCGCTCCTGGCCTTCACCACCTTCCAGGGGCTGTTCGCCGGCACCGCCGCCGGCTTCTGCGCCTCGGCGCTGCTGGTGCTCGCCTCGGCGCTGCCCAAGGCCGCCGTCCCGGCCGCCGGGGAGAGCGGGTGGCGGGCCGCCACCCGGGGGATGCGGATCTTCTCGGCCACGCCCCGGCTGCGCGCGCTGCTGGCGCTGAACGCGGCGGTGGCCGCGGCGACCGCCGTCGTGCTGGTGGACACCGTCGTCATCGTCCGCGACCGGATCGGGCTGGGCGAGGACGCCGTGGCCGCTGCGCTGGCCTGCTACGGCGCCGGGTCGATGGCGGCCGCGCTGGGCGCGCCCCGGCTGCTGGAGGAGCGCGGCGACCGCGGCACCGCGCTCCCGGCCGGCTTCCTGCTCGCGGGCGGCCTGGCCGGCGCGGCCGCGGCGCTCGCCGCGGCTCCCCCGGCGGCGCTGTGGCCGGCGCTGCTGGGGTGCTGGGCGCTGCTGGGCGCGGGGGCCTCGCTGGTGCTGACCGCGGCGCCGCGGCTGCTGCGCCGCTCCTGCGCCGAGGGCGAGCGAACCGCGCTGTTCGCCGCCCAGTTCTCGCTGTCGCACGCCTGCTTCCTGTTCGCCTACCCCGCCGCCGGGTGGCTGATCCCCCTGCTCGGGCTGCCCGCGGCGCTGGGGCTGTTCGCGGTGGCGGCGCTCGCCGCGTCGGCGGCCGCGACCCGGCTCTGGCCGGCGGACGACCCGCGGTCGGTGCCGCACGTCCATGCACGGCTGCCGGCGGACCACCCCCACCTGCACGATGCCCGCTCCGAAGGGGCGGGCCGGCGCCACGAGCACGAGTTCCTCATCGACGACTTGCACCCGCGCTGGCCGGCCCCGGGCGG
- a CDS encoding PepSY domain-containing protein produces the protein MQRRTTILIATSAAGLLALGTAGYFLADDPEEAIEPVRISGFTAGDASDTGTGEGSGNGGGGTTQSVDGLEQLVGELRAGDDPDDWSVAGVDVDFGPEEWLLTDPEQADLDGDGTTGPVLEELRALEGREVTLGVRYEEDDDGDRDDADVFTVNGATYRDPDGAAPWKDAGGQGDADRDSVAAAAEKAVGEGARAVDVDRNDDEDGAGWDVEVHGADGKEYEVLLDASGEVVDVRADDGTDD, from the coding sequence ATGCAACGCCGCACGACGATCCTGATCGCCACCTCGGCCGCCGGACTGCTGGCCCTGGGAACGGCGGGCTACTTCCTGGCCGACGACCCCGAGGAAGCGATCGAACCCGTCCGGATCAGCGGCTTCACCGCCGGCGACGCCTCCGACACCGGCACCGGGGAGGGGAGCGGGAACGGGGGCGGCGGGACGACGCAGTCGGTGGACGGCCTCGAACAGCTCGTCGGAGAGCTGCGCGCCGGCGACGACCCCGACGACTGGTCGGTGGCCGGCGTCGACGTCGACTTCGGCCCCGAGGAGTGGCTGCTCACCGACCCCGAGCAGGCCGACCTCGACGGCGACGGCACCACCGGCCCGGTCCTGGAGGAGCTGCGCGCCCTGGAGGGCCGGGAGGTCACCCTCGGCGTGCGCTACGAGGAGGACGACGACGGCGACCGGGACGACGCCGACGTGTTCACCGTCAACGGCGCGACCTACCGGGACCCCGACGGCGCCGCGCCCTGGAAGGACGCCGGCGGCCAGGGCGACGCGGACCGGGACTCGGTCGCCGCCGCCGCGGAGAAGGCGGTCGGCGAGGGCGCCCGCGCCGTCGACGTGGACCGCAACGATGACGAGGACGGCGCCGGCTGGGACGTCGAGGTGCACGGCGCCGACGGCAAGGAGTACGAGGTGCTGCTGGACGCCTCCGGCGAGGTCGTCGACGTCCGCGCCGACGACGGCACCGATGACTGA
- a CDS encoding sensor histidine kinase: protein MSLSGRVLLRSLLVMVVVIGGVALLTYELVRVSGRNDVDRLLREEAGLIGSALAERLPASAGLDGVVSGPEAERAVRQALAVHPSGARHVSLVTVNGVRLQSTGGPAPVAALMRGGDAPTAEPGAVRTLDTGAGPLRVLDTEVTDDSGTRVATVTVAAPLDQTREAAGTVLLWAGLAGAVGVAGGGVLLWLVVRRTLRPVREVSSAAKAISPTDLATRVPVPETRDEIAELATELNQMLTRIEQADANRRRYLAVISHEVRTPLAVAEGHLELLGGPEAAIVRTELDRLRRVLEDLMAVARGGDEIDARREPVFLPDLFDEVRARLEALPHASSVTVHDPPPEVLLGDQARLEQCLANLVDNAITHNPPGTAAEVSARREAGEIVLTVSDDGPGIAPDVLAHVFEPFVTTRTDGSGRIAGLGLAIVHSLITAQGGRISMDSGPKGTTVTAALPRATA, encoded by the coding sequence ATGAGCCTCAGCGGCCGCGTCCTGCTCCGATCGCTGCTGGTCATGGTGGTGGTGATCGGCGGGGTCGCGCTGCTCACCTACGAGCTGGTGCGGGTGTCGGGACGCAACGACGTCGACCGGCTGCTCCGCGAGGAGGCCGGCCTGATCGGGTCCGCGCTCGCCGAACGGCTGCCGGCCTCCGCCGGCCTGGACGGGGTGGTGTCGGGCCCCGAGGCGGAGCGCGCCGTCCGGCAGGCGCTGGCCGTGCACCCGAGCGGGGCCCGGCACGTGTCGCTGGTGACCGTCAACGGCGTGCGGCTGCAGAGCACCGGCGGGCCGGCCCCGGTGGCCGCGCTGATGCGCGGCGGCGACGCGCCGACGGCCGAGCCCGGGGCCGTCCGCACCCTGGACACCGGTGCGGGGCCGCTGCGGGTGCTGGACACCGAGGTCACCGACGATTCGGGCACCCGGGTGGCCACGGTGACCGTCGCCGCTCCGCTGGACCAGACCCGGGAGGCGGCCGGCACCGTGCTGCTCTGGGCGGGGCTGGCCGGGGCGGTCGGCGTGGCCGGCGGCGGGGTGCTGCTCTGGCTGGTGGTGCGGCGCACGCTGCGGCCGGTGCGCGAGGTGTCCTCGGCGGCGAAGGCGATCTCGCCGACCGACCTGGCCACCCGCGTCCCCGTCCCGGAGACCCGGGACGAGATCGCCGAACTGGCCACCGAGCTCAACCAGATGCTGACCCGCATCGAGCAGGCCGACGCCAACCGGCGCCGCTACCTGGCGGTCATCTCGCACGAGGTGCGCACCCCGCTCGCGGTCGCCGAGGGGCACCTGGAGCTGCTCGGCGGGCCGGAGGCGGCGATCGTCCGCACCGAGCTGGACCGGCTGCGCCGGGTGCTGGAGGACCTGATGGCGGTCGCGCGGGGCGGCGACGAGATCGACGCCCGCCGCGAACCGGTGTTCCTGCCCGACCTCTTCGACGAGGTGCGCGCCCGGCTGGAGGCGCTGCCGCACGCCTCCTCCGTCACCGTGCACGACCCGCCGCCGGAGGTGCTCCTCGGCGACCAGGCGCGCCTGGAGCAGTGCCTGGCCAACCTGGTGGACAACGCGATCACGCACAACCCGCCCGGCACCGCGGCCGAGGTGTCCGCCCGGCGCGAGGCCGGCGAGATCGTGCTGACCGTCTCCGACGACGGCCCCGGCATCGCCCCCGACGTGCTCGCGCACGTCTTCGAGCCGTTCGTCACCACCCGCACCGACGGCTCGGGCCGCATCGCCGGCCTGGGCCTGGCCATCGTCCACTCCCTGATCACCGCCCAGGGCGGCCGCATCTCCATGGACAGCGGCCCGAAGGGCACCACCGTCACCGCCGCCCTGCCCCGCGCCACGGCCTGA
- a CDS encoding response regulator transcription factor encodes MAILVVEDEQGIVSFVRRGLETAGHQVLVASDGIDGLAMALASDVELVVLDLGLPGLPGEEVLRRLRRRRPSVPVIVLTAKDAVSDRVANLDAGADDYMVKPFSVNELLARVRARLRGGGQERGDVLAASGVALDLGARTASVDGRTVTLSAREFTLLKVLVQHPGQVLSQPQLLDLVWGYDFEGASNVVEVYVSQLRRKLGAERIETVRGAGYRLADGPR; translated from the coding sequence ATGGCGATTCTGGTGGTGGAGGACGAGCAGGGGATCGTCTCGTTCGTGCGCCGGGGGCTGGAGACCGCCGGCCACCAGGTCCTGGTCGCCTCCGACGGGATCGACGGGCTGGCCATGGCGCTCGCCTCCGACGTCGAGCTGGTCGTCCTGGACCTCGGGCTGCCCGGGCTGCCGGGCGAGGAGGTGCTGCGCCGCCTGCGCCGGCGCCGCCCCTCGGTCCCGGTGATCGTGCTGACCGCCAAGGACGCGGTGAGCGACCGGGTCGCCAACCTCGACGCCGGGGCCGACGACTACATGGTCAAGCCGTTCAGCGTGAACGAGCTGCTGGCCCGGGTGCGGGCCCGGCTGCGCGGCGGCGGACAGGAGCGCGGCGACGTGCTGGCGGCCAGCGGGGTGGCCCTGGACCTGGGGGCGCGCACCGCGTCGGTGGACGGCCGCACCGTCACCCTGTCGGCGCGCGAGTTCACCCTGCTGAAGGTGCTGGTGCAGCACCCCGGCCAGGTGCTCTCCCAGCCCCAGCTGCTGGACCTGGTCTGGGGGTACGACTTCGAGGGCGCGTCCAACGTGGTCGAGGTCTACGTCAGCCAGCTGCGCCGCAAGCTCGGCGCGGAGCGGATCGAGACGGTCCGCGGGGCCGGCTACCGGCTGGCGGACGGCCCCCGATGA
- a CDS encoding MmcQ/YjbR family DNA-binding protein, with protein MGVEITRFLRLVSALPESEHRELAAYTAFTVRGKGFGYLWPRTRTVGLKQTLSEQAALVAERPEVFEVQFTAGGYGWVVVHLDGIDLDELSELVLEAWRLSAPEDLLEALPTPAALAGA; from the coding sequence ATGGGCGTTGAGATCACACGGTTCCTGCGGCTGGTGAGCGCGCTCCCGGAGAGCGAGCACCGGGAGCTGGCCGCGTACACGGCGTTCACCGTGCGCGGCAAGGGCTTCGGCTACCTGTGGCCGCGCACCCGCACCGTCGGCCTGAAGCAGACCCTCTCCGAACAGGCCGCCCTGGTCGCCGAGCGCCCCGAGGTCTTCGAAGTGCAGTTCACCGCCGGCGGCTACGGCTGGGTCGTGGTCCACCTGGACGGCATCGACCTCGACGAACTCAGCGAACTCGTCCTCGAGGCCTGGCGCCTGTCCGCCCCCGAAGACCTCCTCGAAGCCCTGCCCACCCCCGCCGCCCTCGCCGGCGCCTGA